CATTCGGAAGCCATGTCATACCCCAAGGGATATTAATAGAGTCTACAACCGTCTCTAACGTGTAATTAAGTTCTTTCGATGAATGTAGGCTACTATCTACCTTTGGTATTTCCTTATTTAAAGTTTCTAGATTAGTTAAGAGGTACTTTACGAGCTTGTCAATATCATCTTTTACCAAGAGGTCTTTAAATGGCGGCATACCCACAGCTGGGTTTCCATTTTTTATGCGTTCTACAACGTAATCTTTATTATCCCAAGCAAGCTTAGATCTGCCTACTAGCTTTTCCATATTGGGGCCGTGACAAGCAGCGCAACTTTCTGAATAGATTAGTTGTCCTCCTCTCTTACCTTCTTGAATTACATTAAATCCAAAAAGAAACATGAGTAACAGAACTGCCACTAATGCGAATAAT
The sequence above is a segment of the Flavobacteriales bacterium genome. Coding sequences within it:
- a CDS encoding cytochrome c, whose translation is MSKGKLFALVAVLLLMFLFGFNVIQEGKRGGQLIYSESCAACHGPNMEKLVGRSKLAWDNKDYVVERIKNGNPAVGMPPFKDLLVKDDIDKLVKYLLTNLETLNKEIPKVDSSLHSSKELNYTLETVVDSINIPWGMTWLPN